The Haloplanus natans DSM 17983 DNA segment GGGCTCTCGGGCCACGTCGTCGGCGTCGACTTCCCGCCCGAGTACAGCGACTGGCGGGACGTGGAACCCGTCGAACTCGTCACCGCCGAGGTGGAGAAACGGCCGACCCAGGAGAACATCGTCGCCGCCCTGCGGCGACTGGCGCGCAACGCCTCGCACGTCCACATCGCCACCGACTACGACCGCGAGGGGGAGTTGATCGGCAAGGAGGCGTACGAACTCGTCCGCGAGGTGAACGAGGAGGCACCCATCGACCGCGTGCGCTTCTCCTCGATCACCGACCGCGAGGTGACGGAGGCCTTCGCCGACCCCGACGACCTCGATTTCGATCTCGCTGCCGCGGGCGAAGCCCGACAGATCGTCGACCTGATGTGGGGGGCGTCGCTCACCCGCTTTCTCTCCCTCTCGGCCCGCCAACTCGGCGACGACTTCATCTCCGTCGGCCGGGTCCAGGGGCCGACGCTCAAGCTGATCGTCGACCGAGAGCGCGAAATCGACGCGTTCGACCCCGAGGACTACTGGGAACTGTTCGCCGACCTCACGAAAGACGACGAGACGTTCGAGGCGGGCTACTTCTACCTCGACGAGGACGACACGGAGGCGGACCGCGTCTGGGACGAGGAGACGGCCGAGGCCGTCTACGACGTGCTCTCCGCGGCGTCGTCCGCGACGGTCGAGGAGGTACGCCGACGCACCCGCACCGACGACCCGCCGGCGCCGTTCAACACGACGCAGTTCATCCGCGCCGCGAGCGGGGTCGGCTACTCCGCACAGCGCGCCATGAGCATCGCGGAGGACCTCTACACCGCGGGCTACATCACCTACCCGCGGACGGACAACACGGTCTACCCCGAGGATCTGGAGCCCCGGGACCTGCTCGACGCCCTCGCGGCCGGCCCCCGCTTCGGTGACGACGCCGCCTCCCTCCTCGACGCCGACGACATCACGCCGACGGCCGGCGACGAGGAAACGACCGACCACCCGCCGATCCACCCGACCGACGAACTCCCCTCGCCCTCTGATCTCTCCGAGGACGAGTGGGAAGTGTACGAACTCGTCGTGCGGCGCTTTCTCGCCACCGTCGCCGACGCGGCGACGTGGGAACACCTGCGCGTCGTGGCGACGGTCAGCGGCGAGGAGATGGACCCCTCGCTCAAGGCGAACGGCAAGCGGCTAGTCGATCCGGGCTACCACGCCGTCTACCCCTACCGCTCGACGACCGAGAACTACGTCCCCGACGTGACGGAGGGCGAGGAACTCGCGGTGACCGAGACGCGACTGGAGGCCAAACGGACCCAGCCGCCCCGCCGGTACGGCCAGTCGCGGCTCATCGAGACGATGGAAGACATGGGTATCGGGACGAAGGCGACCCGCCACGACGTGATTCAGAAACTCTACGACCGGGGGTACATCGAGGGCGACCCGCCGCGGCCGACCCGTCTCGCCCGCGGCGTCGTCGAGGCGTCCGAGGAGTTCGCGG contains these protein-coding regions:
- a CDS encoding DNA topoisomerase I; its protein translation is MKRGPELIVTEKDNAARRIADILSGGSADSDRVNGVNVYKWGGKRCIGLSGHVVGVDFPPEYSDWRDVEPVELVTAEVEKRPTQENIVAALRRLARNASHVHIATDYDREGELIGKEAYELVREVNEEAPIDRVRFSSITDREVTEAFADPDDLDFDLAAAGEARQIVDLMWGASLTRFLSLSARQLGDDFISVGRVQGPTLKLIVDREREIDAFDPEDYWELFADLTKDDETFEAGYFYLDEDDTEADRVWDEETAEAVYDVLSAASSATVEEVRRRTRTDDPPAPFNTTQFIRAASGVGYSAQRAMSIAEDLYTAGYITYPRTDNTVYPEDLEPRDLLDALAAGPRFGDDAASLLDADDITPTAGDEETTDHPPIHPTDELPSPSDLSEDEWEVYELVVRRFLATVADAATWEHLRVVATVSGEEMDPSLKANGKRLVDPGYHAVYPYRSTTENYVPDVTEGEELAVTETRLEAKRTQPPRRYGQSRLIETMEDMGIGTKATRHDVIQKLYDRGYIEGDPPRPTRLARGVVEASEEFADLIVTEAMTAQLEADMQAIARGEATLEDVTDESREMLERVFERLTESREALGDHLRDSLKADKTVGPCPESDHDLVIRRSRHGSYFVGCDGYPDCTFTLPLPSTGKPILLDETCPDHGLADVKMLAGRKTFVHGCPLCAAEAAEKEPDLIVGACPECGEAAGGELAIKRLRSGGRLVGCTRYPDCDYSLPMPRRGEAELTDETCEEHGLPGIRITYEEDREPWELGCPICNYREYQARQAGTELEAIDGIGEKTAAKLKDAGVEDVAGLKSAEPDSLADEIDGVGPDTVRNWQADAD